In the genome of Microtus ochrogaster isolate Prairie Vole_2 unplaced genomic scaffold, MicOch1.0 UNK47, whole genome shotgun sequence, one region contains:
- the Aurkc gene encoding aurora kinase C translates to MEPSTSTRRPFTIDDFEIGRPLGKGKFGNVYLARLKENHFIVALKVLFKSQIEKEGLEHQLRREVEIQAHLQHPNVLRLYNYFHDARRVYLILEYAPRGELYKELQRNRVLDEQRTATIIEELADALTYCHENKVIHRDIKPENLLLGLRGEVKIADFGWSVHTPSLRRKTMCGTLDYLPPEMIEGRTYDEKVDLWCIGVLCYELLVGNPPFESSTHNETYKRILKVDLRFPQSVPVGAQDLISKLLRYHPSERLNLDKILKHHWVRDHSRRMLPPCNQTAS, encoded by the exons ATGGAACCAAGCACCTCAACCAG GAGGCCTTTCACCATCGATGACTTTGAAATAGGGCGTCCTCTGGGCAAGGGGAAATTTGGGAATGTGTACCTGGCTCGACTCAAGGAAAACCATTTCATTGTGGCCCTGAAGGTCCTCTTCAAGTCCCAGATAGAGAAGGAGGGATTGGAGCATCAGCTTCGACGGGAGGTGGAGATCCAGGCACACCTACA ACATCCGAATGTCCTACGCCTGTACAACTACTTCCACGATGCTCGCCGGGTGTACTTAATTCTGGAATATGCTCCACGGGGCGAACTCTATAAGGAGCTTCAGAGAAACCGTGTGTTAGATGAGCAGCGTACAGCCACG ATAATAGAGGAATTGGCAGATGCCCTGACCTACTGTCATGAGAACAAGGTGATTCATAGGGACATCAAGCCAGAGAATCTCCTGCTGGGCCTCAGGGGTGAGGTGAAGATTGCAGACTTTGGTTGGTCTGTGCATACCCCCTCTCTCAG GAGAAAGACGATGTGCGGGACTCTGGACTACCTGCCGCCGGAAATGATTGAGGGAAGAACGTATGATGAGAAGGTGGATCTGTGGTGTATTGGGGTGCTCTGCTATGAGCTGCTGGTGGGAAATCCTCCCTTCGAGAGCAGCACTCACAACGAGACATACAAGCGCATCCTCAAG GTGGATTTGAGGTTTCCTCAGTCGGTTCCTGTGGGGGCACAGGACTTGATCTCCAAGCTTCTTAGGTACCATCCCTCGGAACGACTGAACCTGGACAAGATCCTGAAGCACCACTGGGTCCGGGACCACTCTCGTAGGATGCTGCCTCCCTGTAATCAGACGGCTTCCTGA